AGATTCCTGGCGGCGTACCGGGCCGCATAGGCGCCGGTGCGGTCGATCCGGTTGGGGTCCTTGCCGGAGAGCGCAGCGCCGCTGTGGCGGGCGTATTCGCCGTACGTGTCGATGGCGTTCTTGCGACCGGTGAGCCCGGAATGGGCGGTGGGGCCGCAGGGCAGGAAGGAGCCGCCGCTGCGGACCATGACCAGGGTGGTGCCGTCGGGCTGGATCTCTTCGCCAAAAAAGGCCGGCTCGATCACCGCCGCCCGCACCTCGTTGCCCAGACGATCGGGATCCACGGCACCGGCGGTGGCGCGCAGGCAGACCTGGAGGTTGACGCTGTTGACCCGCACCGGCCGGCCCTGCCGGTATTCCACCCCCACCTGGGCGCGACCGTCCGGGGCCAGGTAGGGCAGGATCCCCTGGAAGCGCACCGCGCTCAGGCGGCGGGCCAGCTTGTGGGCCAGCCAGATGGGCATCGGCAGCAGCCCGGGGCTCTGCCGGCAGGCGAAGCCGAAGACATTGACCTGGTTTCTCGCCCCCACCGCCTCGACGCCGGCCTCGTCCAGGCTGTGCTCGTCGTAGCGCCGGCTCGGGTCCAGGGGCACGTCATTGAGGCTGGTCAGGACCGTGCAGGTCTTGCCGTTGAAGCCCTCCTCGTTGTAGCCCACCTGGGTGATGACGTCCCGCACCACCTGGGGGATGTCGATGAGGGCGGTGGACGAGAAGTGGGCGGCCACGAAGACGATGCTCTGGGCCAGGGCGCACTGCGCGGTGATGCGGGCACAGGGATCCTGCTGCAGGAAGCGATCGACGATGGCGTCGCTGATGAGGTCACACAGCTTGTCCGGATGGCCCTCGGTCACCGATTCGGAGGTGAAGATGAAGTTCTGGCGCATGGGCCTTCCTCACGGGTTGTGGCCTCAGCAGGCCGGCACCGGCGGCAAGGGGGTGGCCGGCGGCCGCCGGGCCGTGGTGGCCTTCTTCACGGTTTCGTTGACGACAAGCGGCAGGCCAGCGGCGGCCCCCACCACCAGAAGATCGCTCACCCCCAGGGCGGCCACGCCCAGGAAGGAGCGCAGGCCGGGCACCAGAATGGCCGCCCCTTGCAGGGCCAGGGATCCCAAAAGGGCCCGGGACAGGTGCCGGTTGGGCGCCAGGTGGCCATAGTCCAGCACCGTGTGGCGGTCGGAGCGGCAGGACAGGGCGTGCAGGAGCTGGCCGATGGTGAGGGACAGGAAGGCCAGGCCGCCGGCCCGGGGGCCCCGGCCGTAACGGGCCAGCCCGTAACCGTAGGCGGCCAGGGAGGAGGCCCCCAGCACCGCTGCCTCCCGGCCCAGCCGCGCCAGGTGCGCCCGGTGGACGATGGGCTCCCGGGGGTCCCGGGGCGGCTGCCAAAGAACGTCTGCCTCGGCCGGCTCCAGGGACAGGGCCAGGCCCGGGAAGATGTCCGTGACCAGGTTGATCCACAAGAGCTGCATCTCGGTCAAGGGCTGGCCCAGGCCGGCGGCATTGGCGGCGAAGACGACGATGATCTCGCTCAAGTTGGTGGCGAGGAGGAAATGCAGGGCCTTGCGCACGTTGCCGTGGATGGTGCGGCCCTGGGCCACTGCCTCCAGCATGGTGTCCAGCTGGTCATCCTCCAGGATGACATCCGCCACCTCCCGGGCCACATCGGTGCCGGTGCCACCCATGGCGATGCCGATGTCGGCGGCCTTCAGGGCCGGGCCATCGTTGATGCCGTCGCCGGTCATGGCCACCACCCGGCCGCTGGCCTGCAAGGCCCGGACGATCTCCAGCTTGTGGGCCGGACTCACCCGGGAGAAGACCGCGGCCTGGGCCGCCAGGGCCTGGAGGGCCTCGGGCGGCAGATGGCTGAAGGTGGTGGAGTCCAGGATGCCAAGGGGCTCCGAGCCGGAGATGTCCAGGGCCTTGCCCACCGCGTAGGCGGTGGGCGACTGGTCGCCGGTGATCATCACCGTCTTGACGCCGGCCCGGTGGAAGCGGGCGATGAGGGCCCGCACCCCGGGCCGCACCGGATCGGCCATCCCCACCAGGCCCAGCCAGGTGAGCTGGCAGCCGGCCAGGGCCTCCGCGTCGGTGACGGAGTCGTCCTCGTCCAGGAGGGCGTAGGCCAGACCCAGGACCCGCAAGGCCTTGCCGGCCATGACCTCGTTCTCCTGGCGCAGGAATTCCCGGGTCTCGTCGTCCAGGGGCCGGACCTCGCCGCCTTGCATATGGCAGGAGGCCAGTGCCAGGACCTCCAGGGGGCTGCCCTTGACGGCTGCCAGGCGCGGGCCACCGCCGTTGGTGTGCAGGGTCACCATGAGGTTGCGGCCCTCGGCCCGGTGCAGGATGCTCGCGCGGGGCAGGGCCAGGAGCATGGCCGCCACGTCGAGACCGGCATCCATGGCCATGTGCACCAGCGCTTTTTCGGTGGGCGAGCCGCTCACCACCACCTCGCCCTCGCCGGGGATGACCTCGCTTTCGGTGCACAGACAGGCCACCGCGGCCAGGGCCCGGGCCTCGTTGGCCAGTCCCTCGCCATCGCCCAGGGACAGGGGGGCACGCGGCCCGTCCAGGGCATGGCTGCGGCCACCCACCAGCACCTCCACCACGGTCATGCGGTTGGCGGTGATGGTGCCGGTCTTGTCCAGGCACAGCACCTGGGTGGCGCCCAGGGCCTCGATGGCGTCGAGGTGGCGGACCAGCACCCCCCGGCGGCGCATGGCGCGCACCCCCAGGGCCAGGGTGGTGGTGGCCACCGTGGGCAGCCCTTCAGGGACCGCGGCCACGGCCAGGGAGATGGCGGCCTTCAGCATGGGGATGAAGCCCTGGCCTCGCAGGAGTCCAAGGACAAAGACCAGGCCGCACAGCACGCCCGAGACCACCGACATCTGGGTGCCCAGCCGGTCCAGCTGCTGCTCCATGGGGGTGGCCGGTGCGGTCTCCCGGCCCACCATGGTCTGGATGGCACCCACCTCGGTCTGGCTGCCGGTGGCGGTCACCACCGCCAGGCCCTGGCCCCCGGTGACCAGAGTGCCGAGATAGACCATGTTGCAGCGGTCCGGCAGGGGCATCGCCGCCTCCACCGTCACCTCGGCCTGCTTGGCCGCGGGCACGCTCTCACCGGTCAAGGCCGACTCGTCGATGGACAGCCGGGCGCTCTCCACCAGCCGGGCGTCGGCGGCGACGTACTGGCCGGGGCGCAGGACCAGCACATCCCCTGGCACCAGCTCCTCGACGCCGGTGTCCCGGACCTGCCCATCCCGCAAGGTCAGGGCCCGGGGCCGCACCAGATCCTTCAGGGCATGGATGGTGCGCTCGGTCTGGCTTTCCGTGACGTAGCCGATGGCGGCGTTGATGCCCACCACCCCCATGATCACCACCGCGTCCACCAGGCCGCCGGTGGCAGCGGACAGGACCGCGGCCCCGGCCAGGAGCGCCACCGGCACCGAGGCCAGCTGCTCGGCGAGGACGCGCCAGGGCGACCGGGGCACTGCCTCGGGCAGCAGATTGGGGCCGTAGCGGGCCAGCCGGCGGTCCGCCTCCTTCTGGCTCAGGCCGGCCGGAGAGGTCGTAAGCGCCTGCACCACCTCCTGGCGGTCCAGGGCATGCCAGGAGAGGGCGGGGGTCGCGCTGGCCGGTCGGGGCACGCTGGCCCCTGGCGGCCGGGGTCGGGGAGCGGCCACCTGCGGCACCGGGGACGGCGGAGCCGGGGTGCCCTTTCCAGCGGCCGCCCCCAGCACGGCCTCGACGCAGGATTTCACCGACCGGCTGGACTGAAGGGAGTTGTAGAAAACGAGGAGGTGGCCGGTGACCGTGCTGGCCGACACCGGACCGATGCCGGGAAAGGCGAGCAGCCGGCTTTCCAGATGGACCTTCAGGGCCTTGCTGCGCCGCAGCCCCGGCACCCGGAAACGGGCTCGGCCCCTGACCGCATCGTGGATGGTGGCGACCACGGACGATGCGGCCAGGGGCCGAGCAGGCGAAGCGCCGGGCGGCATGGGCGGCTACTTCTTGACCAAGGCCTTGCGGGCACCGCCCTTGTCTTCCGCGGCCTCGCCTTCAGAAGCCTCGGGAGCGACCGGAGGCACAGCCGCGGCCGCCGCGGCCTTCGTCGTCTTCGGACTCGGGGCGGAGGGCAGGGCAGCGACGAGCACCTCCTTTGCCCCGCCAATGGCCCCCACCAGCACGTCGGTGACCGTGCGGCTGGCGGTCTTGCCAATGGCACCGGCGGCCTCGATGGCTCCCACCACCGCGGTGCGGCCGACCTCCTCGATGTTGCCACCCACCTCCCGGGTGGCCTCCAGGACCCCGTCCACCGTCCGGCGGGCCACCAGGCCCACATCGGCCCCGACCGAGGCCGCGGCCTGCACGGCCCCCCGGGCGGTCTGGCCGGCCGCGGTCACCAGGTCGCCGCCCACATCGCTCACCCCCATGATCACGCCCTTGGCCACACTCTTGGTGCCCAGGATGAGGCCGGCCCCCACCTCTTCGGTGGCCTGGATGGCGCCCTTGATGACATCGCCGGCCACGTCGACGGTGCCCTTGGCCACCTCGCCGGTGCTCTTGGCCACGTCACCCGTGGCCCGCAGGGTGCTGCAGACCACGTTGCGGGCCAGGGCGACGATCTCGGCCTCGATCTCGTTCAAGCCCTTCAGGCTGTGGATGATGCCGTTCTTGATCTGGGTGCCAGCCTGCTGCAGGCTGGGGCCACTCGCCGTCGCTGTCTGGGTGTCGTCTTCCACGATGACCATCGGCTTGCCTCCTCGTCCCTTCGGATGTTCCTCTTCGCCCCCTGGACAAGGGACACTCAGTCCCGGGAGACTCCCGTCGCAGGACCCTGCGCGCCTGCCGCCTCCGGCCTCCTCCCGCCCACCTGGACCCCGGACAGGAGGGTGAGGCCGTACCAGAACAGGGTGTACCAGGCCGGAGCCCGCAGATTGCCCCGCAGGATCTGCAGCACGCCGGCCCCCAGAAGGCCGATGCCCGCCAAGGTCGGCAGGTCAAAGCGGCCGCCGGTGGCCCGGCGCACCTGCTGATCGGCGGCCCGGACCTCCTGCCGCAAGGCCACGGCCACCGAGACCGGGCCCTGGGCCCACGGGCGCTTGGCCTCCGGCCCGGCGGCAAGATCGAACAGCCCGGCCTGCCGGGCCTGGCGAGCCAAGGCCTGCAGACTGCCGGTGTGGTGCACCACCAGGCTGCCTCGGGGGGCATGGCTTACGACGGCCAGGCAGCCGGGCAGGGCCAGAAGCTGCGGCTCCAGGCCGGCGAAGAAGACCGGATCTCCCTGCCGGGAGGGGATCCGCAGGCGAGCACGGCCGGGGAGCTGGTGGGCAAGCCGCGCCTCAGGCAGGCTGCCCACTGTCGGCCTCGTCCACGGCCAGTCGCCCCGCCTCCGGCTCCGGCTGCTCCTGGGGACAGGCAGCTCCGGTCCCGGCCATGCCAGCAGCCAGGGCGTGCTCCTCCTCCACCTCGGCCTTGGCCTCCGCCCACAGGTCCTCGACGATCTCGCCGGTCTCGGCAGCCAGCTCTTTGCCCTTTTCGAACAGCACCAGGCCGCTCTTGATGGCCGCCTTGGCCACCGGCTTGGCAGCCTGGGCCAGCACCGGCAGAAGGCGTGGCGCCAGCACCGCCGCCCCCAGGCCAACCGCCAGGCCCACCAGCGTCTTGCCCTTGAGAAGATCTCCCACCATGCCCATGCGCACCCCCCTTGCTCTGCAGCGTTCCGGTCAGCCCCGGCAGCACGACGCTACCCAAGCCCGAAGGTCGGGTCGGCCACCGGATCGGTGCCTCGTCTACGGATGCCCTATGGTACGGAGGCGGTTCGGCCCTGGCAAGGACGGATGGCGCCCAGGTAGCAGGTAAATTCATTACTTCCCTGCTCAGGGCACACCTCATCCTTGCCAGCCCGGACCCGTTTTGAAGGCCTGCTGCCATGATGGCAGCGGGCCGGGCAGGGGAGGGGGGTCAGATCAGGGCGGAGAGGAAGGACAGGCCGGTGCCGGCCAGGGCTCGATCCATGGCCAGGCTCATCACCACCTTGCCCACCAGCTCTCCCATCCTGCCGGAGGTGTGGGCCAGATGCTGGTCGTGGCTCATGGCCTGCTTCGGATCGAAGAGGCCTTCCCGCTCCAGGAGGCGGAGGATGGCCACCGGGGTGAGGCGCTCCCGATCGTATTGCACGGTGACACTGCCGGTGACCGGGTTGGCCTGCACCGAGCGCACGCCAGCCAGCTGGCTGATGAGCCGTTCGGTCTCCTGGGCCGCGGCCTCGTTGCGGCGCACCCTTGGACTCCTGATGCGCAGCCGTCCCGGAACGTGATGCTTGTAGTAGCCCATGGTGTCAGTCCTCGCAAAGCTCGATCCTGTGATAGGTCCTGCAGATCGGATAGGCGGCGCAGCGGAGCACCAGGCCCCGTGCGGCCCGCTGACAGATGTGCATCCGGCTGCCACAGACAGGGCAGGCCGGGCGGTCGTCCATTTCCGGCCGGGTGTGGCCGAGGCTGAACTGGCGGCCGCAGACCTGGCAGCGGCAGCGTCTGGTCCCGTGGCGGTCATGGCCGTAGCGGTAGACCGCGCCGCCGCCGCAGCGGGGGCAGGCCGGCAGCTCGCTTGCGGCACCGCCCGCAGCTCCCCCCTCCTCTGTCGGCTCGCCGATCCTGCTGTCAGCGTCCATGGATTCCGGCATCTGTTTCATCGGTCATCAGGATAGGACAGCAGTGTTTGTTTCCGGTTTGGCAAAGATGAGGATTCGGTTAGGCCCCGGGTGACCGAGCTGCGGCCGGTATCGAGGAAGATCGCTGCCAGCCAGCCACGGCGCGGACATCTCAAGCGATGAAGGACCGCATCTTCCTCGATACCAGCTATCTGCTCGTCCTGGTGGGGGGCTGGTTGATTGCTTTTCCTTCCTGGTGATGGAGCAGATGGGGTGCAGACCAGCGCTCACCCTTGATCAGCATTTCCGTCAAGCGGGGTTCATCCTCCTTCCGGAGACCATGCCTTGACCGCTACACCCGCTGGCGCACCACCTCGAAGGCGATACTGGCCCGGGTGACCGAGCTGCGGCCGGTATAGAGGAAGATCGCTGCCCACAGGCCCTGGAGGGCCAGGATGGCGCCGGGCTGCCAGAGGCTGGCCAGGCCGCGGCGGATGACCGGTGGCGGCATCTGCAGGTCGGCGCCCAGGAGAACGGTGGTCAGGACCCCGTAGAGCAGACCGGCGGCGGCCATGATCTGGTAGGCGGACAGGCGGCCGCCGCCCCGGAAATCGGCCCGCAGCTGCTCGGCCAGGCAGCGCCAGCCGAGGCTCAGCCCCAGGGCCACCAGATAGGCGCTGGCATGGCGGCCGGCCAGGAAAAGCCCGGTGCCCGCCAGGGCGGCCAGGGTGTTGACCGCAGCGGACAGGGACTGCACCGGCACCAGCGGCACCTGGCAGCATCCCCCTTCGTAGGCCGCCTTCTTGGTCTCGCCGGCAAACACAGTGCCATAGCCCCGCAGGAGC
The genomic region above belongs to Thermodesulfobacteriota bacterium and contains:
- the metK gene encoding methionine adenosyltransferase, which encodes MRQNFIFTSESVTEGHPDKLCDLISDAIVDRFLQQDPCARITAQCALAQSIVFVAAHFSSTALIDIPQVVRDVITQVGYNEEGFNGKTCTVLTSLNDVPLDPSRRYDEHSLDEAGVEAVGARNQVNVFGFACRQSPGLLPMPIWLAHKLARRLSAVRFQGILPYLAPDGRAQVGVEYRQGRPVRVNSVNLQVCLRATAGAVDPDRLGNEVRAAVIEPAFFGEEIQPDGTTLVMVRSGGSFLPCGPTAHSGLTGRKNAIDTYGEYARHSGAALSGKDPNRIDRTGAYAARYAARNLVAAGLAGECEVHLSYAVGVARPVSVQVESFGTGHLDDEALGHLVRRQFDFRPAAILRQFRLRHLPASVKGGFYRKLAAYGQVGRMDMGLPWEVTDRLAALRAEAGLAARAGG
- a CDS encoding HAD-IC family P-type ATPase, producing MPPGASPARPLAASSVVATIHDAVRGRARFRVPGLRRSKALKVHLESRLLAFPGIGPVSASTVTGHLLVFYNSLQSSRSVKSCVEAVLGAAAGKGTPAPPSPVPQVAAPRPRPPGASVPRPASATPALSWHALDRQEVVQALTTSPAGLSQKEADRRLARYGPNLLPEAVPRSPWRVLAEQLASVPVALLAGAAVLSAATGGLVDAVVIMGVVGINAAIGYVTESQTERTIHALKDLVRPRALTLRDGQVRDTGVEELVPGDVLVLRPGQYVAADARLVESARLSIDESALTGESVPAAKQAEVTVEAAMPLPDRCNMVYLGTLVTGGQGLAVVTATGSQTEVGAIQTMVGRETAPATPMEQQLDRLGTQMSVVSGVLCGLVFVLGLLRGQGFIPMLKAAISLAVAAVPEGLPTVATTTLALGVRAMRRRGVLVRHLDAIEALGATQVLCLDKTGTITANRMTVVEVLVGGRSHALDGPRAPLSLGDGEGLANEARALAAVACLCTESEVIPGEGEVVVSGSPTEKALVHMAMDAGLDVAAMLLALPRASILHRAEGRNLMVTLHTNGGGPRLAAVKGSPLEVLALASCHMQGGEVRPLDDETREFLRQENEVMAGKALRVLGLAYALLDEDDSVTDAEALAGCQLTWLGLVGMADPVRPGVRALIARFHRAGVKTVMITGDQSPTAYAVGKALDISGSEPLGILDSTTFSHLPPEALQALAAQAAVFSRVSPAHKLEIVRALQASGRVVAMTGDGINDGPALKAADIGIAMGGTGTDVAREVADVILEDDQLDTMLEAVAQGRTIHGNVRKALHFLLATNLSEIIVVFAANAAGLGQPLTEMQLLWINLVTDIFPGLALSLEPAEADVLWQPPRDPREPIVHRAHLARLGREAAVLGASSLAAYGYGLARYGRGPRAGGLAFLSLTIGQLLHALSCRSDRHTVLDYGHLAPNRHLSRALLGSLALQGAAILVPGLRSFLGVAALGVSDLLVVGAAAGLPLVVNETVKKATTARRPPATPLPPVPAC
- a CDS encoding HMA2 domain-containing protein → MGSLPEARLAHQLPGRARLRIPSRQGDPVFFAGLEPQLLALPGCLAVVSHAPRGSLVVHHTGSLQALARQARQAGLFDLAAGPEAKRPWAQGPVSVAVALRQEVRAADQQVRRATGGRFDLPTLAGIGLLGAGVLQILRGNLRAPAWYTLFWYGLTLLSGVQVGGRRPEAAGAQGPATGVSRD
- a CDS encoding DUF5132 domain-containing protein encodes the protein MGMVGDLLKGKTLVGLAVGLGAAVLAPRLLPVLAQAAKPVAKAAIKSGLVLFEKGKELAAETGEIVEDLWAEAKAEVEEEHALAAGMAGTGAACPQEQPEPEAGRLAVDEADSGQPA
- a CDS encoding HMA2 domain-containing protein, which codes for MGYYKHHVPGRLRIRSPRVRRNEAAAQETERLISQLAGVRSVQANPVTGSVTVQYDRERLTPVAILRLLEREGLFDPKQAMSHDQHLAHTSGRMGELVGKVVMSLAMDRALAGTGLSFLSALI
- a CDS encoding Insertion element protein — protein: MDADSRIGEPTEEGGAAGGAASELPACPRCGGGAVYRYGHDRHGTRRCRCQVCGRQFSLGHTRPEMDDRPACPVCGSRMHICQRAARGLVLRCAAYPICRTYHRIELCED